The genomic window TGGTGGGCGACGACCTGTTCGTCACCAACGTCGACCGCCTGGAGCGGGGCATCCGCTCGGGCGTGGGCAACTCGATCCTGGTGAAGGTGAACCAGATCGGGACCCTCACCGAGTCGCTGGAGGCCATGAGCCTGGCCACCCGCTACGGCTACACGTGCGTGGTGTCGCACCGCTCGGGCGAGACGGAGGACGTCACCATCGCCGACCTGGCCGTCGCCACCAACGCCGGCCAGATCAAGACCGGCGCGCCGGCCCGGTCCGACCGGGTGGCCAAGTACAACCAGCTCCTGCGCATCGAGGAGGACCTGGGCGAGGGCGCGGCCTACTGGGGGCCGGTCGCCATCGCCGGGCGGCGCACGATCGTGGAGCAGATGGAGGGAAGGTGAGGGGGCGCGGGTGGGCCGTGGTGGTGGCGCTGGTCGCGATCGGCGTTCTCTTCGTCGCCGTCTTCCCCACCCGCACGTGGCTCGGGCAGCGCCAGGAGCTGGAGGCCACCGAGCGGCGCCTGAAGGTGCTGTCGAGCGAGAACGCCGAGCTGGCCGGCCGGGTCCAGCGGCTCAACACCGACGCCGAGATCGAGCGGCTGGCGCGCGAGCAGTACAACCTGGTGCGGCCAGGCGAGGAGGCCTACGCCATCCTGCCGTCGGCCCCCGCCCCCCGCCCGGCGACGCCGCCGCCGGGCGCCGAGGAGGAGCCCGGGCTGTGGGCCCGGGTGTGGGGCGCCGTCACGTTCTGGGACTGACCCGGACGACGCCGGCCATCCCGTGGGCGAGGTGG from Acidimicrobiales bacterium includes these protein-coding regions:
- a CDS encoding septum formation initiator family protein encodes the protein MRGRGWAVVVALVAIGVLFVAVFPTRTWLGQRQELEATERRLKVLSSENAELAGRVQRLNTDAEIERLAREQYNLVRPGEEAYAILPSAPAPRPATPPPGAEEEPGLWARVWGAVTFWD